In Paenibacillus sp. G2S3, a single window of DNA contains:
- a CDS encoding peptidylprolyl isomerase, with translation MVMLCLVMVIAAGCGNKPTNNNASGNNGSSSGAAGNNTSSNETNPGATEGLPSATASHPIVTIEMDNGGIIKAELYPEVAPNTVNNFISLIQKGFYDGTIFHRVIPDFMIQGGDPDGTGMGGPGYSIAGEFSGNGFTNNLLHTEGVLSMARSQAPDSAGSQFFIMDAAYPSLDGSYAAFGKVTEGMEVVKSIVGLKRDGSDRPEEPPVMKKVTVDTLGVTYPEPQKVQ, from the coding sequence ATGGTCATGTTATGCCTGGTGATGGTTATTGCAGCAGGTTGCGGTAATAAGCCTACCAATAACAATGCCAGTGGTAATAACGGAAGCAGCAGTGGCGCAGCAGGAAATAACACAAGTAGTAATGAGACAAATCCTGGGGCTACCGAGGGACTGCCTTCAGCTACAGCAAGCCACCCCATAGTGACCATTGAGATGGATAACGGAGGCATTATCAAAGCCGAGCTTTATCCTGAAGTTGCCCCTAATACTGTGAACAACTTCATCTCACTGATTCAAAAAGGATTTTATGACGGCACCATTTTCCATAGAGTTATCCCTGACTTCATGATTCAGGGCGGTGACCCTGATGGTACAGGCATGGGTGGCCCTGGATATAGTATCGCTGGAGAATTCTCCGGAAACGGGTTCACCAATAACCTGTTGCATACGGAAGGGGTTCTGTCCATGGCAAGATCGCAGGCTCCAGATTCTGCTGGTTCCCAGTTCTTTATTATGGATGCAGCATACCCTAGCCTAGATGGAAGCTATGCCGCTTTTGGTAAAGTTACCGAGGGTATGGAAGTGGTTAAATCCATTGTTGGCTTGAAAAGAGATGGTTCCGATCGTCCGGAAGAGCCACCAGTGATGAAGAAAGTAACCGTCGACACACTGGGCGTCACTTACCCAGAACCACAAAAGGTACAATAA
- a CDS encoding HAMP domain-containing sensor histidine kinase — translation MKLPKPKIAATLLLFLLLTAIVPYGAAIVSAGSSDSALPSWEIRFGNTEAETVEEAVAASDDEWIRVTPHDSKPETPRGTSSAWLRFSLPQMSEKSALFINKVYGNSVKAYVNNALVYDSENKYNFNGSKILIPLSKEDGGQELYIWTQGGSKDLGIEGEIRVDRYSKLLSIYVKQGLMDIIFGTTFIFIAIVLLICSLFLRKGFFTDGFLLVIILLSIGIIVVTYSSFLPIILGDYGKIVLIFFDLALYTLLPTLTFYFEKVFGSGKKQIVTRFRKFQMLYSIFCFSLMVINILLSYQLEDFYRIMTANVLGILMIVQFILLLSLAFIHTYRGNGDAIVFTAGFTIFAFVSLGELVVYYISRETYQLYWWKWGMMFFVLSLIVILGRRFTRNHEQLVEYSRKLETFNNDLQRSEKMEIISELAASVAHEVRNPLQVTRGFLQILGERSDHKEREYMHMAIAELDRATVIISDFLTFAKPGLETIERLDVSEELRHVSGILSPLANLQGGVIELDLQSELCVIGSSAKFKQAFINIIKNSIEAIQDNGLIRITAWKSEGHVMISVRDNGEGMSSSELARLGEPYYSNKTKGTGLGLMVTFRIIEAMEGTTEFQSEKGEGTEIIIKLPKYRKN, via the coding sequence ATGAAGTTGCCAAAACCAAAGATAGCGGCTACTTTGCTATTATTTCTATTGCTAACTGCAATAGTGCCTTACGGTGCGGCGATAGTGAGTGCTGGATCTTCAGACTCTGCGCTACCAAGTTGGGAGATTAGATTTGGAAATACAGAAGCAGAGACTGTCGAAGAAGCTGTAGCAGCTTCAGACGATGAATGGATTCGCGTAACGCCTCATGATAGCAAACCAGAGACTCCAAGAGGTACATCCTCAGCGTGGCTCCGGTTTTCTTTGCCGCAAATGAGTGAGAAATCAGCGTTATTCATTAATAAGGTATATGGAAATAGCGTCAAGGCTTATGTGAATAACGCGTTAGTATATGATTCTGAGAATAAATATAATTTCAACGGCAGCAAAATTTTAATTCCTCTATCCAAAGAAGATGGAGGACAAGAACTATATATATGGACCCAGGGAGGTAGCAAGGATTTAGGGATAGAAGGCGAAATAAGAGTAGATCGCTATAGTAAGCTGTTGTCCATTTATGTGAAGCAGGGCTTAATGGATATCATCTTTGGGACGACGTTTATCTTTATAGCTATTGTCTTGTTGATTTGCTCATTATTCTTGAGAAAAGGATTTTTTACGGACGGATTTTTGTTAGTGATCATTCTTTTATCCATTGGAATCATAGTGGTTACGTATTCTTCATTCTTGCCGATCATCCTCGGGGATTATGGGAAAATCGTGCTTATCTTCTTTGATTTAGCCTTGTATACCTTATTGCCAACCTTAACATTTTATTTTGAGAAAGTGTTCGGTTCAGGGAAGAAACAAATCGTCACTCGATTCCGCAAGTTTCAGATGCTGTATTCTATATTCTGTTTTTCACTAATGGTTATTAATATCCTTCTGTCGTACCAGCTGGAAGACTTTTATAGAATCATGACTGCTAACGTTTTAGGTATTCTTATGATTGTGCAATTTATATTATTGTTAAGCTTGGCGTTTATTCATACTTATCGGGGTAACGGGGATGCTATTGTTTTCACCGCAGGTTTTACTATATTTGCATTTGTATCTCTAGGCGAATTAGTCGTGTACTACATATCCAGAGAAACCTATCAATTATATTGGTGGAAGTGGGGGATGATGTTTTTCGTATTATCCTTAATCGTCATTCTGGGCAGAAGGTTTACGAGAAACCATGAACAACTCGTTGAATATTCTCGAAAGCTTGAGACGTTCAATAATGATTTGCAGCGTTCCGAGAAAATGGAAATTATAAGTGAATTAGCGGCTTCTGTGGCGCATGAGGTGCGCAATCCCTTGCAGGTAACCCGTGGTTTCCTTCAGATCCTAGGAGAACGGTCAGATCATAAGGAGAGAGAATATATGCACATGGCCATCGCAGAACTGGACAGAGCCACGGTTATTATCTCGGACTTCCTTACCTTTGCTAAGCCGGGGCTAGAGACCATTGAGAGGCTTGATGTATCCGAAGAGTTACGGCATGTGTCGGGTATTCTCTCTCCGCTTGCGAATTTGCAAGGGGGAGTCATTGAACTTGACCTGCAGTCGGAACTCTGTGTGATTGGATCGTCTGCCAAATTCAAGCAAGCATTTATTAATATTATAAAAAATAGCATCGAAGCCATACAGGATAATGGACTTATTAGAATTACAGCCTGGAAATCCGAAGGCCATGTAATGATCAGTGTACGTGATAATGGGGAAGGAATGAGTAGTAGTGAACTGGCCCGATTGGGTGAGCCTTATTACTCTAATAAAACAAAAGGAACAGGGCTTGGACTTATGGTAACCTTCCGAATTATTGAGGCGATGGAAGGGACAACAGAGTTTCAGAGTGAGAAGGGGGAAGGAACGGAGATTATTATTAAATTGCCAAAGTATAGAAAAAATTAG
- a CDS encoding MFS transporter: protein MRFSWKRNLIVLWVGVFFCSTAYSISIPFLSIFLSDELGVTNHLEIWSGVSFGITFLASALISPYWGSLADKYGRKPMLIRSGFSLAALYLINYFVHDPYVFLIVRVLQGLLAGFVPAAIAMVATNTPENRTGYALSIMSTAGATGSIIGPLIGGVVSFYTSNRVAFLFSAGIVLVSALIATFFAKEENFDRSAPRSHVSDDIKEARSNRAFMTLLSLAGISTFSVMILEPLIPIHLLDMGIAKSSASLSSGIVFSAVGIATVLMAPQWGRIGSRKGFGMILFIGLIGGGIGNILQFFVTGYVEFAVLRFAYGLFYAGVLPSVNAMIVQVIEPGFRGRAFGLNQAASQLATMAGPIIGGLLGAFIQIRWVFVINGVMLLVAAVLVKTRKLDAQIAAARSVE, encoded by the coding sequence ATGCGCTTTTCATGGAAACGGAACTTAATCGTGCTTTGGGTAGGTGTCTTTTTTTGTAGTACGGCGTATTCGATTTCTATTCCGTTCTTATCCATTTTTTTGAGTGACGAGCTTGGGGTTACGAATCATTTGGAAATTTGGTCTGGGGTTAGTTTTGGCATAACCTTTCTAGCCAGCGCTTTAATTTCTCCCTACTGGGGTTCCCTCGCCGACAAATACGGTCGGAAGCCGATGCTTATTCGCTCGGGCTTTAGTTTGGCAGCCTTATATCTGATTAATTATTTCGTGCATGATCCTTACGTCTTTCTGATCGTGCGCGTCCTGCAAGGGTTACTTGCAGGATTTGTTCCCGCTGCAATTGCCATGGTGGCCACGAACACACCTGAGAATAGAACCGGTTATGCGCTGAGTATTATGTCTACAGCTGGAGCAACGGGCAGTATCATTGGTCCGTTGATCGGCGGTGTAGTGAGTTTTTATACTAGCAATCGGGTTGCTTTTTTATTCTCGGCAGGTATTGTACTTGTTTCGGCACTTATCGCTACTTTTTTTGCTAAAGAGGAGAACTTTGACCGATCTGCCCCGAGGTCACATGTGAGTGATGATATCAAAGAAGCGAGAAGTAATCGCGCATTTATGACTTTGCTATCGCTGGCGGGGATTAGCACCTTTTCTGTTATGATTCTGGAGCCGCTTATTCCGATACATCTGCTAGACATGGGGATCGCCAAAAGCAGCGCCTCGCTAAGCTCAGGCATTGTATTCTCCGCTGTGGGTATTGCTACTGTGCTAATGGCTCCACAGTGGGGTAGAATCGGGAGCAGGAAGGGCTTCGGGATGATCTTGTTCATTGGATTAATCGGCGGAGGTATCGGTAACATTCTGCAATTCTTTGTTACAGGGTATGTGGAATTCGCCGTTCTTCGTTTTGCCTACGGCTTGTTCTATGCAGGTGTGCTTCCATCTGTAAATGCAATGATTGTACAAGTGATTGAGCCCGGGTTTCGCGGACGTGCTTTTGGTCTCAACCAAGCGGCCTCTCAACTCGCGACAATGGCCGGGCCTATTATAGGGGGCTTACTTGGAGCATTTATCCAGATCCGCTGGGTGTTTGTGATCAATGGGGTGATGCTGCTTGTAGCAGCGGTGTTGGTTAAGACCCGTAAGCTGGATGCTCAAATCGCAGCAGCACGTTCAGTAGAATAA
- a CDS encoding NHLP leader peptide family RiPP precursor translates to MSEAVLRNQVIQKAWEDPSFKQRLLADPKAALQEALGVIIPDSVTLKAVEEGSNEFYLVIPPSPSSDVLKATAAPRGSW, encoded by the coding sequence ATGTCAGAAGCAGTTCTTAGAAATCAAGTCATTCAAAAGGCATGGGAAGATCCAAGTTTCAAGCAAAGATTACTAGCAGATCCAAAAGCAGCTCTCCAAGAAGCGCTAGGCGTAATCATTCCTGACAGTGTTACTTTGAAAGCCGTTGAAGAAGGTTCAAATGAATTCTATCTTGTAATTCCACCAAGTCCATCATCAGATGTATTGAAAGCAACCGCAGCACCACGCGGTTCTTGGTAA
- a CDS encoding helix-turn-helix domain-containing protein: MSKRSPASLEVKLHVVRLCLEHKSNPNYEAKQRGLSSHTIREWIRKYKADGLDGLKESRTWKTYSKEFKLAAVNEVLSGRFSVEEATNKHHISSRSVLIKWITKYTNEIELKPTHKGKGLSHMNKGRKTTFEERIEIAQYTIANELDYQKAIEKYGVSYQQVYAWVRKYQAGREEALQDNRGRKKPVEELEDHERLKLRIKELEARNEYLEMENDFAKKLAEIKRRNTR, encoded by the coding sequence ATGTCTAAAAGAAGTCCAGCATCTTTAGAAGTAAAATTACATGTCGTACGGCTGTGCCTTGAGCACAAGTCGAATCCAAACTATGAGGCAAAACAGCGAGGTCTTAGTTCGCACACGATTAGAGAATGGATTAGGAAATATAAAGCAGATGGTTTGGACGGGTTAAAGGAATCGAGAACATGGAAAACATACTCTAAGGAATTCAAACTAGCTGCTGTTAACGAAGTGTTGTCTGGTCGTTTCTCCGTTGAAGAGGCGACAAACAAGCATCATATTTCAAGTAGAAGTGTTTTGATTAAATGGATTACCAAGTATACTAATGAGATAGAATTAAAACCTACACATAAAGGAAAAGGACTATCTCATATGAACAAAGGGCGTAAAACAACTTTCGAAGAACGTATTGAAATTGCACAATATACCATCGCTAATGAATTGGATTATCAGAAAGCGATTGAAAAGTACGGTGTATCTTATCAGCAAGTTTACGCATGGGTTCGGAAATATCAAGCTGGCCGTGAGGAAGCTCTTCAGGACAATCGAGGTCGTAAAAAGCCTGTAGAAGAACTAGAGGACCATGAACGTCTTAAGCTACGGATTAAAGAGCTAGAAGCGCGAAATGAATACCTAGAGATGGAGAATGACTTCGCAAAAAAGTTGGCGGAGATCAAGCGACGAAATACACGCTAA
- a CDS encoding manganese-dependent inorganic pyrophosphatase, which yields MEKTLVFGHKNPDTDTICSAIAYAALKKELGWDAEAVRLGDVSGETQFALDHFGVAAPRLVENVAGEATQVILVDHNERQQSANDIDQVRVVEVIDHHRIANFETAHPLYYRAEPVGCTATILNKLYKENGVAIPKEIAGLMLSAIISDSLLFKSPTCTAEDVAAARELAEIAGVDAESYGLDMLKAGADLSDKSIAQLISLDAKEFKMGEYKVEIAQVNAVDVNDVLSKQAELETALTSIIAEKGLDLFLFVVTDILNNDSVGLALGRVAGAVEQAYNVKLDDNKALLKGVVSRKSQIVPVLTETIAKL from the coding sequence ATGGAAAAAACTTTGGTTTTTGGACACAAAAATCCGGATACGGATACCATTTGTTCTGCAATTGCTTATGCTGCACTCAAAAAGGAATTGGGCTGGGATGCTGAGGCCGTTCGTCTGGGTGACGTTAGTGGTGAAACGCAATTTGCGCTTGATCATTTCGGAGTAGCAGCTCCTCGTCTGGTAGAGAACGTAGCTGGTGAAGCAACTCAGGTTATTCTTGTTGACCATAACGAACGCCAACAAAGTGCGAATGACATTGATCAAGTGCGTGTGGTTGAAGTTATCGACCATCACCGGATCGCAAACTTTGAGACTGCACATCCGTTATACTATCGTGCTGAGCCAGTTGGCTGTACAGCTACTATTCTTAACAAGCTGTATAAAGAAAACGGAGTTGCTATCCCTAAAGAAATCGCCGGATTGATGCTGTCTGCGATCATTTCTGATTCCTTGCTGTTTAAATCACCAACATGCACAGCGGAAGATGTAGCTGCAGCACGCGAGCTTGCTGAAATCGCTGGTGTAGATGCAGAAAGCTACGGTCTCGACATGCTGAAGGCTGGCGCTGATCTTAGCGACAAGAGTATCGCTCAACTGATTTCCTTGGATGCTAAGGAATTCAAAATGGGTGAATACAAAGTCGAAATCGCTCAAGTGAACGCGGTTGACGTTAATGATGTTCTTTCCAAACAAGCTGAACTGGAAACTGCACTTACTTCCATTATTGCTGAAAAAGGATTGGATTTGTTCCTGTTCGTAGTTACAGATATCCTCAATAACGATTCCGTAGGTCTGGCTCTGGGCCGTGTTGCAGGTGCAGTTGAACAGGCGTACAACGTGAAGCTTGATGATAATAAAGCACTTCTCAAAGGTGTAGTATCCCGCAAATCGCAAATCGTACCTGTTCTTACAGAAACAATTGCTAAGCTGTAA
- a CDS encoding HAMP domain-containing sensor histidine kinase: MVRILHITITLSFLLLGYGSIIVSAANPYPSQEITKWQMKWEAEAGDTGKEIPWSEGQQNWMNVDSKKGLPELPSGLSSSWTRISLPDFEYVSPSVYIDTLYALHVRVYVEDRLIFEENRKYIKDNYSLLLPLSKEDNGKTLYIWTATMQDRIGIKESVVIGEHSQLVNEYIENGLSDVILGCAFFLVAIVLFISALYINKDYFSSIASLAVVIAATGILSITYSPFIYIFYSKLGPISNVCLDLALFSLLPALTFLFEKLFGSGKFAVIRKFRQFQVLYSSFCLLCLLINLLSNNRYIEFYYFVSTTIIGFILILQFILLIACVIMFSLKGNKDAIVFSIGFGIAAFTVVAELLWYYIQKGNYDLFLWKWGLVAFIISLIVILERKLTYSHQQVINYSRELERFNNELERSEKMEIISELAASVAHEVRNPLQVTRGFLQLLSEKSLNEEQIYMSMALSELDRASNIITDFLTFAKPEFETISSLNLYDEFKHIESIMQPLCHINGGKMILDVSGQLWVKGNSSKFKQAFINIIKNSIESFREEGFIYMSVYGEDDKVIVHIKDNGEGMDADVLHRLGEPYFTKKNKGTGLGLMVTFRIIEAMQGEVRFTSKKGVGTESITILPLAEAPDDSYSL, translated from the coding sequence ATGGTTAGAATACTCCACATTACAATCACCCTTTCTTTCCTCCTTCTAGGTTATGGCTCTATCATTGTATCGGCGGCGAACCCATATCCATCTCAAGAAATTACAAAGTGGCAAATGAAATGGGAGGCAGAAGCAGGAGACACGGGAAAAGAGATTCCGTGGAGTGAAGGCCAGCAAAACTGGATGAACGTAGATTCTAAGAAGGGACTCCCGGAGTTACCTTCAGGGTTATCCTCTTCTTGGACCCGTATTTCCTTACCCGATTTTGAATATGTGTCTCCTTCAGTGTATATCGATACTTTATATGCTCTTCATGTGAGAGTGTATGTGGAGGATCGTTTGATCTTCGAAGAGAATCGTAAATATATCAAGGATAACTATTCTTTGCTGTTGCCTTTAAGTAAAGAAGATAACGGGAAAACACTGTATATCTGGACAGCAACGATGCAAGACAGAATTGGAATTAAAGAAAGTGTAGTGATTGGTGAACACAGTCAATTAGTTAATGAGTATATTGAGAATGGACTAAGTGATGTGATTTTGGGCTGCGCTTTTTTTCTGGTGGCTATCGTTCTATTTATAAGTGCTCTATACATAAACAAAGATTATTTCTCTAGTATTGCTTCACTAGCGGTGGTTATAGCGGCTACCGGGATTCTTTCTATAACCTACTCCCCTTTCATCTATATCTTTTACAGTAAATTGGGGCCGATCAGTAATGTATGTTTGGATTTAGCTCTTTTTTCACTTCTACCAGCGCTTACTTTTTTATTTGAAAAATTATTCGGTAGTGGTAAGTTCGCTGTCATTCGAAAATTTCGTCAATTTCAAGTACTGTACTCCTCATTTTGTTTGTTATGTCTTTTAATCAATCTCCTATCGAATAATCGTTATATTGAGTTCTATTATTTTGTTTCTACCACCATCATAGGGTTCATCCTCATTCTTCAGTTCATCCTGTTGATCGCATGTGTGATCATGTTCTCTCTTAAAGGAAATAAAGATGCTATTGTTTTTTCCATTGGATTTGGAATCGCTGCGTTTACTGTAGTTGCAGAGCTACTATGGTATTACATCCAAAAAGGGAACTACGATTTGTTCTTATGGAAGTGGGGGCTGGTTGCTTTCATTATTTCCCTGATCGTAATTCTGGAACGAAAATTGACCTATAGCCATCAACAGGTTATTAATTATTCTAGAGAGCTAGAGCGTTTCAATAATGAATTGGAGCGTTCAGAAAAAATGGAGATCATTAGCGAGCTTGCTGCATCCGTAGCGCATGAAGTACGAAACCCACTACAGGTCACTCGGGGTTTTCTTCAGCTGCTTAGCGAAAAATCCCTTAACGAAGAACAAATTTATATGTCAATGGCCTTAAGCGAACTAGATCGCGCCTCTAATATTATTACTGACTTCTTGACCTTTGCTAAACCAGAATTTGAGACGATCTCTAGTCTGAATTTATATGACGAATTCAAGCATATTGAGAGTATTATGCAGCCCCTTTGTCACATCAATGGTGGGAAAATGATTCTGGATGTATCCGGCCAATTATGGGTAAAAGGAAATTCCTCGAAATTTAAGCAGGCGTTCATCAACATTATCAAGAACAGCATTGAATCATTCCGTGAGGAAGGGTTCATTTATATGTCAGTGTACGGTGAAGATGATAAGGTGATTGTTCACATTAAAGACAACGGGGAAGGCATGGACGCTGATGTTCTGCACCGACTCGGAGAACCATATTTCACTAAGAAAAATAAAGGGACAGGTTTAGGATTAATGGTCACTTTCCGCATTATTGAAGCTATGCAAGGCGAAGTGAGATTTACAAGCAAAAAAGGAGTAGGAACCGAATCCATTACCATACTGCCATTGGCAGAAGCTCCGGATGATTCCTACTCCCTATGA
- a CDS encoding Glu/Leu/Phe/Val dehydrogenase, with the protein MELFAALERDDYEELLFCQDKASGLKAIIAIHDTTLGPALGGTRMWTYATEEDAIVDALRLAKGMTYKNAVSGLNLGGGKTVIIGDPKKDKNEAMFRAFGRYIQGLNGRYITAEDVGTTEEDMNIIYQETDYVTGTSPTYGSSGNPSPATAYGVYQGMKAAAKAAFGSDSLEGKTVAVQGVGNVAFSLCKHLHEEGAQLIVTDIHKEAVGRAVEAYGAKAVDPADIISTDCDIYAPCALGATINDESLRVIKAKVIAGAANNQLKEAYHGETLYEMGIVYAPDYVINAGGVINIADELNGYNKERAFKQVSKIYDNITRVLEISRLNGIPTSVAANQLAEERISLLRNTRSTFLRNGQHALSRRSLRG; encoded by the coding sequence ATGGAATTATTTGCAGCATTGGAGCGGGACGATTACGAGGAACTGTTATTTTGTCAGGATAAAGCATCAGGATTAAAGGCCATCATCGCCATTCATGACACGACATTAGGGCCCGCACTGGGTGGAACACGGATGTGGACCTATGCTACAGAAGAGGATGCAATTGTTGACGCGCTTCGATTAGCAAAAGGGATGACATACAAAAATGCAGTATCCGGCCTAAATTTAGGCGGTGGAAAAACAGTGATCATAGGGGATCCCAAGAAGGATAAGAATGAAGCTATGTTCCGTGCTTTTGGAAGATACATACAGGGCTTGAATGGACGCTACATCACAGCCGAGGATGTTGGTACTACCGAAGAAGATATGAACATTATCTATCAAGAGACAGATTATGTTACAGGAACATCACCTACATACGGTTCCTCGGGCAATCCTTCACCAGCTACGGCTTACGGCGTATACCAAGGGATGAAGGCAGCGGCCAAAGCAGCGTTTGGCAGTGATTCGCTCGAAGGGAAGACTGTAGCCGTTCAAGGCGTTGGGAATGTGGCTTTTTCGCTGTGCAAGCATCTTCATGAAGAAGGCGCTCAGCTTATCGTAACCGATATTCATAAAGAAGCTGTGGGGCGCGCGGTAGAGGCTTATGGCGCTAAAGCAGTCGATCCTGCAGATATTATCAGTACAGACTGTGATATCTATGCTCCATGTGCACTCGGAGCAACGATCAATGATGAATCCCTGCGGGTAATTAAGGCAAAGGTGATCGCAGGTGCGGCCAACAATCAGTTAAAAGAGGCCTATCATGGCGAGACTCTTTACGAAATGGGCATTGTGTATGCTCCTGATTATGTGATTAATGCCGGTGGCGTTATTAATATCGCGGATGAGCTGAATGGCTATAATAAGGAGCGTGCGTTTAAGCAGGTTTCAAAAATTTACGATAACATCACCCGCGTCCTTGAAATCTCACGTTTAAACGGAATTCCTACTTCTGTCGCAGCAAATCAGCTTGCAGAGGAACGGATATCCTTATTAAGAAATACTCGTAGTACTTTCCTGCGTAACGGTCAACATGCTCTTAGCAGAAGATCACTACGGGGATAA
- a CDS encoding IS3 family transposase — MYQAIQELNKEKGHAITKLCALAGVARSAYYKWLKWKPSCIELETRALAKEVKLRYDKRKGILGYRQMRTQLNRKLKKPYNKKRYYRIMCALGLKAVIRRKRASYVKATEIHVAENVMNRNFDANSPNSKWCTDVTELKYGNGRKAYLSAIIDVYDNSIVSWVLSPSNNNKLVMDTLKRAYAKNPGVSPLLQSDRGFQYTSHEYNRLHVKYGFKKSMSRVSRCLDNQPIERFWGTYKSESYYLTKYDTYEDVLTEVSQYIYYYNNYRYVECLDGLSPNEYRRAA; from the coding sequence TTGTATCAAGCGATTCAAGAACTGAACAAAGAAAAAGGTCACGCAATTACGAAGTTGTGTGCGTTAGCTGGGGTTGCTCGATCTGCCTATTACAAGTGGTTAAAATGGAAACCCTCTTGCATAGAACTTGAAACTCGTGCGTTAGCGAAAGAAGTAAAGCTACGATATGACAAGCGAAAAGGGATTCTTGGCTACCGTCAAATGCGCACGCAATTAAACCGAAAGCTCAAAAAGCCGTATAACAAAAAGCGTTATTACCGAATTATGTGTGCTCTTGGGCTTAAAGCAGTCATTCGTAGAAAACGAGCGAGTTATGTGAAAGCTACGGAGATCCATGTAGCTGAAAATGTAATGAACCGTAACTTTGATGCCAATTCTCCTAATTCAAAATGGTGTACAGATGTGACAGAACTGAAATACGGGAATGGGCGCAAAGCCTATTTGAGCGCTATTATTGATGTATATGATAATTCCATTGTCTCATGGGTATTAAGCCCCTCCAACAACAATAAACTCGTGATGGATACGTTGAAGAGGGCTTACGCGAAGAACCCTGGCGTAAGTCCTCTTCTACAAAGCGACAGAGGCTTCCAGTATACTTCTCATGAGTACAACCGACTTCATGTGAAATACGGATTTAAGAAAAGCATGTCTCGTGTAAGCCGATGTTTGGACAACCAACCTATTGAGCGTTTTTGGGGTACATACAAGTCAGAAAGCTATTATCTTACAAAGTATGATACCTATGAAGATGTCCTCACAGAGGTTAGCCAATATATTTACTACTATAATAATTACCGCTACGTAGAATGTTTGGATGGCTTGTCACCTAACGAATACCGACGTGCTGCATAA